One genomic window of Thermorudis peleae includes the following:
- a CDS encoding sigma-70 family RNA polymerase sigma factor: MSPRRRKEREFSLEDDNPAVQGGAAFEAEATEEPSELLPDVLEPDAVELEPLSEDDLSKLLEADPSATSDPLRLYLKEIAQAPLLTPEEEVELAKRIKEGDTEALQRFVRSNLRLVVSIAKRYVGRGLSLLDLIQEGNIGLMRAVEKFDWRRGYRFSTYATWWIRQAITRAIADQGRTIRLPVHVTDSITRYHRVMTQLSQELGRPPRPEEIAEAMSVQPEKIAQIVRAAQRTISLDRPLTDEDDTSLSDLIADEFTQSPEELAEESLMRRDIAEALEMLSPRERLVLQLRYGLTDDQPRTLAEVGELLGISRERVRQIENEALRKLRHIAKERLAEYYAGL; this comes from the coding sequence ATGAGTCCGAGGCGACGGAAAGAGCGAGAGTTCTCTTTGGAAGATGACAACCCAGCAGTGCAGGGTGGCGCAGCCTTTGAAGCGGAGGCAACGGAGGAACCATCGGAGCTGCTGCCAGATGTTCTTGAGCCGGATGCGGTTGAACTCGAACCGCTCAGTGAAGACGACCTCAGCAAACTCCTGGAAGCTGATCCTTCAGCGACAAGTGACCCGCTCCGGCTGTATTTGAAGGAAATTGCCCAGGCCCCGTTGCTGACGCCAGAGGAAGAGGTAGAACTCGCCAAGCGGATTAAAGAGGGCGATACCGAAGCACTGCAACGCTTTGTACGATCGAATTTACGACTGGTCGTGAGCATTGCCAAGCGCTATGTTGGACGTGGCCTCTCCCTCTTAGATCTGATTCAAGAGGGCAACATTGGGCTCATGCGGGCGGTTGAAAAATTCGACTGGCGCCGCGGCTACCGGTTTAGCACTTACGCCACCTGGTGGATCCGCCAAGCCATTACCCGAGCCATCGCCGATCAAGGGCGCACCATTCGTCTCCCCGTTCACGTGACCGACAGCATCACGCGCTACCACCGGGTCATGACGCAACTTTCGCAGGAACTCGGTCGACCACCGCGACCCGAAGAAATTGCCGAGGCTATGAGCGTCCAACCGGAGAAAATCGCGCAGATTGTCCGCGCTGCACAGCGAACGATTTCGCTGGACCGGCCACTGACGGACGAGGACGATACCAGCCTGAGTGACCTCATTGCAGACGAATTTACCCAAAGTCCCGAAGAGTTAGCCGAAGAAAGCCTCATGCGGCGAGATATCGCCGAAGCCCTTGAGATGCTTTCCCCGCGGGAACGGCTTGTGCTGCAACTCCGGTACGGCCTCACTGACGATCAGCCACGCACCCTTGCGGAAGTCGGCGAATTACTTGGCATTAGCCGTGAGCGTGTCCGACAGATCGAAAATGAGGCTTTGCGGAAACTGCGGCATATTGCCAAGGAACGCCTTGCGGAGTATTATGCAGGGCTCTAA
- a CDS encoding pyruvate, water dikinase regulatory protein, which produces MENVRPHCTIIIVSDGLGSTAQAAVEAAQVQFPGVDFTIERYPGVRTKNQILDIVEEAARCNAIIVHTIVLVELRQFLLRECRQRLIDHVDLLGPLLGQISQKVGVRPILRPGAARGIDADYFQRIDAIQYTVRHDDGQGLDTLDEADIVLVGVSRTSKTPLSVYLSLSGWKVANVPIVLNVPIPPQLEQIDQRKIVGLIIDKDELVRIRQNRLQALGGTLPGEYADPEKVAEELIYFRRIARRGYPWPLVNITGKSIEESAKEVVSVIERQWFRPRGTSSPASVDKLIGS; this is translated from the coding sequence ATGGAGAACGTCCGCCCTCACTGCACGATTATTATCGTTTCTGATGGCTTAGGGTCGACGGCCCAGGCTGCTGTCGAGGCGGCGCAAGTGCAGTTTCCGGGTGTCGATTTCACCATCGAGCGCTACCCTGGTGTGCGTACGAAGAACCAGATCCTCGATATTGTTGAAGAAGCGGCGCGTTGCAACGCCATTATTGTGCATACGATCGTTCTCGTGGAGCTGCGACAGTTCCTTTTACGTGAATGTCGCCAGCGGTTGATTGACCATGTCGACTTACTTGGTCCCTTATTGGGCCAGATTTCACAGAAAGTGGGTGTTCGCCCAATTTTGCGTCCTGGCGCAGCCCGCGGCATTGACGCTGATTACTTCCAGCGGATTGATGCCATTCAGTACACGGTCCGCCATGACGACGGACAAGGGCTCGACACGCTTGATGAAGCCGATATTGTGCTGGTCGGTGTCTCCCGCACGTCAAAAACGCCACTGAGTGTCTACCTGTCACTTTCAGGCTGGAAGGTCGCAAACGTGCCGATTGTTCTCAACGTGCCGATTCCACCGCAACTTGAACAGATCGATCAACGGAAAATCGTTGGGCTCATCATCGATAAGGATGAGTTAGTGCGGATTCGCCAGAATCGGCTCCAAGCGCTTGGCGGGACACTGCCAGGTGAATATGCCGATCCCGAGAAAGTCGCCGAAGAGCTGATTTATTTCCGGCGGATTGCCCGACGGGGCTACCCTTGGCCGTTGGTGAATATTACGGGTAAGTCAATCGAGGAATCGGCCAAGGAGGTCGTCTCAGTCATTGAACGACAGTGGTTTCGACCACGTGGAACGTCTTCACCTGCGAGTGTTGACAAGTTAATCGGCTCGTAA
- a CDS encoding hemolysin family protein, which translates to MDIPQPLALTLLLLLIAMNALFVTAEFALVSARRTRLEQLAEQGNRLARTALRFMDDPNLFISAAQVGITIASLGIGWLGEPALANLFSQWLTAVPSRFQAVAAHTLAFALAFILITLLHIVYGEQVPKMIAIQRAEQLAMVTAAIMRAISIVFRPAILLVYWLTELTLRPFGLRYEPERHLVYSVEELEMLVESSAESGEIDPHERELIQRVLAFSELTAYQIMVPRTELIALPATISFPTLIETIARERRSRYPVYDGTIDQIIGVLHVKDLFRLLQGQCFPEELNLRGLVRQALTVPESLPVSELLRLMQAQHTQVAIVIDEFGGTAGLATLEDVVEHIIGETQDEFERPERDIEILPNGDVLVNGLLLIDEVNERFGLAIEDENFDTIGGYVFGQLGRKPEVGDEIQVGNYRLRVEALDGLRISRLRLSPIQPGEEVLEETASTPASPTAGDAKASRS; encoded by the coding sequence ATGGATATTCCACAACCTCTTGCATTGACACTTCTCCTTCTCCTCATTGCAATGAATGCGCTCTTTGTCACTGCTGAATTCGCGCTCGTCTCAGCTCGGCGCACGCGACTCGAACAGCTCGCTGAGCAGGGCAACCGTCTTGCCCGTACTGCGCTACGGTTCATGGATGACCCCAATCTGTTTATTTCTGCGGCGCAGGTTGGGATCACCATTGCCAGCCTTGGAATTGGTTGGCTGGGCGAACCAGCGCTTGCCAATCTCTTTAGCCAATGGCTCACGGCGGTGCCGAGCCGTTTTCAGGCAGTTGCGGCGCACACGCTTGCATTTGCCCTTGCGTTCATTCTGATCACGCTGTTGCATATCGTCTATGGCGAGCAAGTGCCCAAGATGATCGCGATTCAGCGCGCCGAGCAGCTCGCCATGGTCACCGCTGCCATCATGCGGGCAATCTCAATCGTCTTCCGCCCTGCGATCTTGCTGGTTTACTGGTTAACCGAACTCACGCTGCGGCCATTTGGGCTTCGCTACGAGCCAGAGCGACACCTTGTCTACTCCGTCGAAGAACTCGAAATGCTCGTTGAGTCAAGCGCCGAAAGTGGAGAAATCGACCCACATGAGCGCGAACTCATCCAGCGCGTGCTGGCCTTTAGCGAACTGACGGCATACCAAATTATGGTGCCGAGAACCGAGCTGATCGCACTGCCAGCGACCATCTCGTTTCCTACTCTTATCGAGACAATCGCCCGCGAACGACGCTCGCGCTACCCTGTCTATGACGGGACGATTGACCAGATCATTGGCGTGCTGCACGTGAAAGACCTCTTTCGCCTTTTGCAAGGGCAGTGCTTTCCAGAAGAGCTGAACCTTCGCGGTCTCGTGCGGCAAGCGCTGACAGTGCCAGAAAGCTTACCAGTGAGCGAGCTCCTGCGCTTAATGCAGGCGCAACACACCCAGGTAGCGATCGTCATTGATGAGTTTGGCGGAACGGCTGGACTTGCGACACTTGAAGACGTTGTCGAGCACATCATTGGCGAAACGCAAGACGAATTCGAGCGTCCAGAACGTGATATTGAGATCCTTCCCAATGGCGATGTCCTGGTGAACGGACTGCTGCTCATTGATGAGGTGAACGAGCGCTTCGGCTTGGCCATTGAAGATGAGAACTTCGATACGATTGGCGGCTACGTCTTTGGTCAGCTTGGGCGTAAGCCAGAAGTTGGTGATGAGATCCAAGTTGGTAACTATCGACTGCGCGTCGAGGCCCTCGATGGTCTCCGCATTTCCCGACTTCGACTGAGTCCAATCCAGCCTGGCGAGGAAGTACTGGAGGAAACAGCCAGCACGCCCGCATCTCCCACTGCAGGGGATGCCAAAGCGTCGCGCTCGTAG
- a CDS encoding flippase activity-associated protein Agl23 — MVREQATQPEQTIQQPSRLPRTVQLPQPSFAWSWQLLHPTLEQVAYTLLALAAIVTRFWDLGSRALHHDESLHAYFSWVYAEGRGYIHHPLMHGPALFHLVALAFLLFGSSDFASRIPAALFGVALVLMPALLRDERLLGRWGALIASLLLLCSPSILYYSRFIRHDIFALAGTALLAIAILRYLEHPERRWLITGLATIGFLLTTHEVTYILIALFIIFLGIAVAFRVAPALFWVAGAGLVAEGALISILHRLGVGSLPAIPWENPSWPMVRAFLIALLVHPLIVGTAGVLLLCILAALWVLNRARQPGEGWIDGLLGQAPPGSVAYALHTGLRDQTGLVAGITIALAIFVTLYTSIFTNLGGLLSGTFGAIGYWLGQHDVQRGEQPWFYYLLLTPQYEFIAVLLFPIGILLVVAQAIRALIRGHELSSRWRLRAFLAFWSLGILAALSWAGEKMPWLVVHIALPLTLLAASLLGGLAEYLVRHWAHWETRQRRLAVGLAGLSGLLLAAWFFAFAWASAGPYTTVQNQLQRVPRPEALAHWRWLWLPLLLLLVLILALSIDRRLRQFTLGVALGCTAILLLAQIHVGWRLTYRQGDVPLDMLVYVQTSPQVVQLTHELETLSHETTGGMGLDIWYDSGTQWPFNWYLREFPNARYFGTSLSSLPAQPPSIILYSLEFLTPQTDTLLRSRYTVIEYPMRWWFPEEQTYRRFAIAPELKNPARQNYQTSQPPPYSAGDVLRSVWSSIASLAKPDEQAKLFRLVMYRELPAPIGSYRFRVYIRNDLVPYFDQLHYGGQ; from the coding sequence ATGGTACGAGAGCAAGCAACGCAACCTGAGCAGACAATACAGCAGCCTTCGCGGTTACCACGAACAGTGCAGCTGCCCCAACCATCTTTCGCCTGGTCGTGGCAACTCCTCCACCCTACTCTTGAACAGGTTGCCTATACACTTCTTGCCCTCGCCGCAATCGTCACGCGCTTTTGGGATCTCGGCTCGCGCGCTCTTCACCACGATGAATCGCTCCACGCCTATTTCTCGTGGGTCTATGCAGAAGGCCGAGGGTATATTCACCACCCGCTGATGCATGGGCCGGCGCTTTTTCATCTGGTTGCTTTAGCGTTCCTCCTCTTTGGATCAAGTGATTTCGCCTCGCGGATTCCCGCTGCTTTGTTTGGCGTTGCGCTGGTCCTGATGCCCGCTTTGTTACGTGATGAACGACTCCTCGGGCGTTGGGGCGCGTTGATCGCTTCACTGCTTCTGCTTTGCTCGCCAAGCATCCTCTACTACAGTCGTTTTATCCGCCATGACATTTTTGCTCTAGCCGGCACCGCATTACTCGCCATTGCGATATTGCGCTATCTTGAACATCCCGAACGCCGCTGGCTGATTACTGGTCTGGCAACAATCGGGTTCCTCCTCACCACACACGAGGTCACCTACATTCTCATCGCACTGTTCATCATCTTTCTGGGCATCGCCGTGGCCTTTCGCGTTGCACCAGCACTGTTCTGGGTTGCTGGCGCTGGATTGGTCGCTGAAGGCGCACTCATAAGCATTCTCCACCGGCTCGGTGTTGGATCCTTGCCAGCAATCCCGTGGGAAAACCCTTCGTGGCCGATGGTACGGGCCTTCCTGATCGCGCTCCTTGTCCATCCCCTCATCGTCGGGACAGCTGGCGTTCTCCTCCTGTGCATCCTAGCAGCACTTTGGGTTCTCAACCGCGCGCGTCAGCCAGGAGAAGGATGGATTGACGGGTTGCTTGGCCAAGCGCCGCCAGGCTCCGTTGCCTACGCCCTGCACACGGGACTTCGTGATCAAACGGGGCTCGTTGCCGGAATTACGATTGCGCTCGCGATTTTTGTCACACTCTACACGAGCATCTTCACGAATCTCGGCGGACTGCTCAGTGGTACATTCGGCGCAATTGGATATTGGCTTGGGCAGCATGACGTTCAACGCGGTGAGCAACCGTGGTTCTACTACCTTTTGCTGACACCACAATACGAGTTCATCGCTGTTTTGCTCTTTCCCATTGGTATTCTCCTGGTTGTCGCGCAAGCCATTCGAGCGCTGATCCGCGGCCATGAGCTGAGCAGTCGTTGGCGTCTGCGCGCATTCCTTGCATTTTGGAGCCTTGGCATTCTCGCCGCATTGTCATGGGCTGGTGAGAAGATGCCGTGGCTCGTTGTCCACATTGCGTTGCCACTCACTTTGCTTGCAGCATCACTGCTCGGCGGTCTGGCGGAATATCTTGTGCGGCATTGGGCACACTGGGAAACACGACAACGACGCCTTGCCGTAGGGCTAGCTGGGCTCAGCGGACTCTTGCTCGCAGCGTGGTTCTTCGCGTTTGCCTGGGCAAGTGCAGGCCCGTATACCACAGTGCAGAACCAGCTTCAGCGCGTGCCACGACCAGAAGCCCTGGCCCACTGGCGCTGGCTGTGGCTACCGCTGCTGCTCTTACTCGTGCTCATCCTTGCGCTCAGCATTGACCGTCGTTTACGGCAGTTCACGCTCGGTGTCGCCCTCGGTTGCACGGCAATTCTGCTCCTCGCGCAGATTCACGTTGGGTGGCGGCTCACCTACCGCCAGGGCGATGTCCCGCTCGACATGTTGGTCTATGTTCAGACATCGCCCCAGGTTGTCCAGCTCACGCATGAACTCGAGACGCTCTCGCACGAGACAACTGGCGGCATGGGCCTCGATATCTGGTATGACTCAGGCACCCAATGGCCGTTTAACTGGTATTTGCGGGAATTTCCCAATGCGCGATACTTCGGCACCTCGCTCAGCTCTCTCCCCGCACAACCGCCATCGATCATTCTCTACTCACTCGAGTTCCTGACACCACAAACCGACACGCTGTTGCGCAGTCGCTATACGGTGATCGAATATCCGATGCGCTGGTGGTTCCCCGAAGAGCAGACGTATCGACGGTTCGCGATTGCGCCAGAACTGAAGAATCCGGCACGGCAAAACTATCAAACCTCACAACCGCCGCCCTATAGTGCAGGTGATGTCCTTCGCAGTGTCTGGTCAAGTATTGCGAGCCTTGCCAAGCCAGACGAGCAGGCAAAGCTCTTCCGGCTCGTCATGTATCGAGAGCTACCAGCCCCGATTGGGTCGTACCGGTTCCGTGTCTACATCCGTAACGATCTCGTCCCATATTTCGACCAACTCCACTATGGAGGACAATAG